TATTCGGTCGCTTGTTACGGCTGGTTCTTGGCTTGCTGCTCGCTGCGGGCATCCTGCTCGCAAGCCTCACCATCGTCTTCGCCTTCGATCGCAGCGTCGGCGAGGGCAACGCGACGGCCACCGTCCAGTCGTGCGAACGATCCGGGCCTATCACCCGCTTCGGTTTCGGCTACCGAACGAGCTGTGTCATCGACGTTCGGGCCGATGACGGTCGAACCTGGTCCGGGGTCCGCCGCGATGACACCTTCGCCGTCGAGGACGTCGGCGACTCGGTCCGGATCGTCGGGCTCACCCGGCCGCGCAGCCCCAGCGAGAGCCTGTGGTTGGTCCAGAAGGAGAACACCGGCATCTCCGGCTGGCTGTGGTG
This Actinoalloteichus hymeniacidonis DNA region includes the following protein-coding sequences:
- a CDS encoding DUF6346 domain-containing protein, whose amino-acid sequence is MEIFGRLLRLVLGLLLAAGILLASLTIVFAFDRSVGEGNATATVQSCERSGPITRFGFGYRTSCVIDVRADDGRTWSGVRRDDTFAVEDVGDSVRIVGLTRPRSPSESLWLVQKENTGISGWLWWPLAFLGIIGGGLAALMVVVHSLLGLSSPEERAKRKAEAKATAEANRAEREAKDQRFKEHIAQVNAANAERRRQRRAAKEAARRGHS